Within Armatimonadota bacterium, the genomic segment CGCCGTCTGCCGGGGATCGGCGAGCGGACGGCGGAGAAGATCGTGGCCACGCTCCACGGGAAGATGGCGAAGTACGCCCTGTTGCGGGAGGCGGCCGCGCCTGTGCCGGCGGCGGAGGACTTCAAGGCCGAGGTCCTGGAGGTGCTGACCACCCAGCTCGGACACCGTCCCCCCGAGGCCCGCCGCATGGTGGAGGAAGCTCTGCGGCGGCGGCCGGGGATCGCCTCCGCCGAGGAGCTGTTCCAGGAAGTCTACCGCGTGGAGAAGAGCGCCGGGGCGGTGCCGTGAGCCAGATCACCGCGGACGAGCAGTTCATCCGCAGCCTGCGGCCGCGCACGCTCGACGAGTGCATCGGCCAGCCCAAGGTCATCGAGGGGCTGCGCATCAGCATCCGGGCCGCCCGGGAGCGGGGGGAAGCCCTGGACCACGTCCTGCTCCACGGACCGCCGGGACTGGGCAAGACCACGCTGGCCAACGTCATCGCCCAGGAGATGGGCGCGAACATCGTCACCACCTCGGGCCCGGCGCTGGAGCGGGGCGGGGACCTGATGGGGATCCTCACCAACCTCCAGCCCAACGACGTCCTGTTCATCGACGAGATCCACCGCCTCTCCCGGGCCGTGGAGGAGTTCCTGTACCCGGCCATGGAGGACTTCTGCGTCAACTTCGTCATCGAGAAGGGTACCCACGCCCGTACGCTGCGCTACCAGCTGCGCCCCTTCACCCTGGTGGGGGCCACGACCAGGGCCGGGCTGCTCTCCAGCCCCCTGCGCGAGCGGTTCGGGATCTTCCACCACCTGGACTTCTTCTCGGTGGAGGAGCTGGTCCGGGTGGTCCGCCGCTCGGCGTCCATCCTGGAGATTTCCATCACGGAGGAAGGCGCCTCCGCCATCGCCGCCCGCGCCCGCGGCACCCCGCGCATCGCCAACCGCCTGCTGCGCCGGGTGCGGGACTACGCCCAGGTCCGCGGCGACGGCCGCATCACCGCAGCGATCGCCGCGGAGGCGCTGGAGTTCGAGGGGGTGGACGGCCGCGGACTCGACGCGCTGGACCGGAACCTGCTGCGGACCATCGCCACGGTCTACGGCGGCGGGCCGGTGGGCCTGGAAGCGGTGGCGGCGACGCTCAACGAGGAGGCGCAGACCATCGAGGAGGTCGTGGAGCCGTATTTGCTGAAGATCGGGTTCCTCACCCGCACACCGGCCGGCCGGCGGATCACGGCGGCGGCCTGCGAACACCTGGGGCTGACGCTGCCGGACCGCGGCGGGCGGGCCCAGAATACCCTGTTCTGACGGGACCATGAGCGATCTGGGGCGGATGCTCATCATCTTCGGCCTGGTGCTCGTCATCGTGGGGGCGCTGCTCACCTTTGCCGGCCGCCTCCCGCGCCTCCCGGGGGACATCCTCATCCGCCGGGACACGGTGACGATCTACATCCCGATTGCGACCAGCATCATTCTCAGCATTATCCTGACCGTCGTCCTGAGCCTCTTCTTCCGAAGATAGGCATCCCTGTGCGTCGTCTTCCCGTCGTCCTCATCCTCATCGCCCTGCTGTCGCCGGCGCCCACGACGGCGACGGCGACAACCTCGATCCGCGTGGGGTTCCTGCGCGAGCAGGAGCAGGTTACGGTGATGAGCGATCGGGCCATCGAGATTCACCCGCCGGGCGGGCCGGCGAGGCAGCTGCCGCCGGGGGCGCACGAGATCAGGCCCGGCGCGTCGGGGATCGTTCTTCCGGGTCTCGGGGAACTCACCGGGCCCGTGCGTCTGATCCCGTCGCCCGGGGCGCGCCTGTACGTGGCCATCCGCCCGTACCGCGGCATCCTGGAGGTCCGGCGGACGCCCTCCGGGCGCCTCACCGTGATCAACGAACTGGATCTCGAGGAATACC encodes:
- the ruvB gene encoding Holliday junction branch migration DNA helicase RuvB translates to MSQITADEQFIRSLRPRTLDECIGQPKVIEGLRISIRAARERGEALDHVLLHGPPGLGKTTLANVIAQEMGANIVTTSGPALERGGDLMGILTNLQPNDVLFIDEIHRLSRAVEEFLYPAMEDFCVNFVIEKGTHARTLRYQLRPFTLVGATTRAGLLSSPLRERFGIFHHLDFFSVEELVRVVRRSASILEISITEEGASAIAARARGTPRIANRLLRRVRDYAQVRGDGRITAAIAAEALEFEGVDGRGLDALDRNLLRTIATVYGGGPVGLEAVAATLNEEAQTIEEVVEPYLLKIGFLTRTPAGRRITAAACEHLGLTLPDRGGRAQNTLF
- a CDS encoding DUF2905 domain-containing protein translates to MSDLGRMLIIFGLVLVIVGALLTFAGRLPRLPGDILIRRDTVTIYIPIATSIILSIILTVVLSLFFRR